CGCGCGCGGGGTCGTACGCAACCGCCAGACGGGTGACCTGGAGGTGGTCACGGTGACGCCGGAGAACGAGGCGGACATCCTGGTCCACGACGCGCATGCCGCGTCCCCGACCACCGCCTTCGCGCTCTCCCGGCTCGCCGACCCCGACACCCTGCACCACACCCCGATCGGTGTCTTCCGCGATGTCGACCGGCCGGTCTACGACACGGCCATGGCCGACCAGCTGGACACGGCGATCGAGCAGAAGGGCAAGGGCGACCTGGCCGCCCTGCTCGCGGGCGGGGACACCTGGACGGTCGTCGGCTGACGCCGCCTTCGCTCGGCTACGAGGCCCGGGACTGGATATCCCGGGCCTCGTCGTATGCCCGCCGGGCGCTGAGCACGTCGTCCATGCGCCGTGCGGTCCACTGCGCCAGCCCCCGCACCTGCTCGGCCGCCTCGCGGCCCAGCCCGGTCAACGAGTAGTCGACGCGCGGCGGGATGACGGGCTTGGCGTCCCGGTGGACGAGACCGTCGCGCTCCAGCGTCTGGAGGGTCTGCGTGAGCATCTTCTCGCTGACGCGGCCGATCGCGCGGCGCAGTTCGCTGAAGCGGTACGGACGGTCGAGGAGCTGGATCAGCACCAGCACCCCCCAACGGCTGGTGACATGCTCCAGGACCAGGCGCTGGGGGCACATGGCCTCGCCGTCGCCCTTCCACTCACTTACCGACATGACCGTACCTTACTTCAAAGTGGGTACTTTCTTTCAGTTAGCGCCCCTTCTACGGTGAGCAGTAGAACGCACCCGAGAAGGAGATCGCACATCATGAGCATCGTCGTCACCGGAGCCACCGGACACCTCGGCCGGCACGTAGTGGAGCAGCTGCTGGAGAAGGTTCCGGCGGAGCGGATCACCGCCGTCGTGCGCGACGAGCAGAAGGCCGCCGACTTCGCGGCCCGCGGGGTCGGGCTTGCCGTCGCCGACTACAACGCGCCCGAGACCTTCGACGGCCTGTTCGCCGCCGGTGACAGGGTCCTGCTGATCTCCGGCAACGAGTTCGACAAGGGCCGGGTGCAGCAGCACAAGGTCGTCATCGACGCCGCGAAGGCGGCCGGCGTGGCGCTGCTCGCGTACACCAGCGCCCCGGGCGACCTCACGGCCGCACTGGCGGACGACCACCGGGCGACGGAGGAGGTGCTGCTCGCCTCCGGCCTGCCGTACACCCTGCTGCGCAACGGCTGGTACCACGAGAACTACACCGAGAACCTGGCCCCGGTGCTGGAGCACGACGCGGTCGTGGCGGCCGCCGGCGAGGGCCGCGTTTCCTCGGCCGCCCGCGCCGACTACGCCGCCGCCGCGGTCGCGGTGCTGACCGGTGAGGGCCACGAGAACACGACGTACGAACTGGGCGGCGACGAGGCGTGGAGCTTCGCCGAGTACGCGGCCGAGCTGAGCCGCCAGACCGGCCGGAAGATCACCTACAACGCGGTCGGGGTCGAGGCCCTCACCGGCATCCTGACCAGCGCGGGGCTGCCCGGCCCGCTGGCCGGGATCCTGGCGGGCGTGGACGCCTCGATCGAGAAGGGCGAACTGGTGATCTCCTCCGGGGACCTGTCCCGCCTGATCGGCCGTCCGACGACGCCGCTGGCGGAGGCGGTCACCGCCGCGCTCAAGGGCTGAGCCACCCCTTTACCGATCCCGGCTGTCATGACCGTATGGCGATACGGCCATGACAGCCGGGGGTGCCCGGCGCTACCTTCTTTCTCGCGTGTCCTACGGGAGAGGGAGGGGCTGTGGCCGGGGAGTCCAAGGGTGAGCACCGGATAGGCCTGCTGAACGGCTTCGCCGCATACGGCATGTGGGGGCTGGTGCCCCTGTTCTGGCCCCTGCTGAAGCCCGCCGGGGCGGTGGAGATCCTCGCCCACCGCATGGTGTGGTCCCTCGTCGTCGTCGCCGTCGCCCTGCTCTTCGTACGGCGCTGGGCCTGGGCCGGAGAGTTGCTGCGCCAGCCGCGCCGGCTCGGGCTCGTCGCGGTGGCCGCCGCCGTCATCACCGTGAACTGGGGCGTCTACATCTGGGCCGTGAACTCCGGCCATGTGGTCGAGTCCTCCCTCGGGTACTTCATCAACCCGCTGGTGACCATCGCGATGGGCGTGCTGCTGCTGAAGGAGCGCCTGCGGCCCGTGCAGTGGGCGGCGGTCGCGACCGGTTTCGCCGCCGTCATCGTGCTGACCGTCGGCTACGGCCGACCGCCGTGGATCTCGCTCGTCCTCGCCTTCTCCTTCGCCACCTACGGCCTGGTCAAGAAGAAGGTCGGCCTCGGCGGCTTCGAGTCGCTGGCCGCCGAGACCGCGATCCAGTTCCTGCCCGCCCTCGGCTATCTGCTGTGGCTCGTCGCGCACGGCGACGCGAGCTTCCTGAACGACGGCTCCGGGCACGCCGCCCTCCTCGCCTCCACCGGTGTCGTCACCGCGCTGCCGCTGGTCTGCTTCGGCGCGGCGGCGATCCGGGTGCCGCTGTCCACGCTGGGCCTGCTGCAGTACCTGGCGCCCGTCTTCCAGTTCCTGCTCGGCGTCCTGTACTTCCACGAGGCCATGCCGGCCGAGCGCTGGGCCGGCTTCGCCCTGGTCTGGCTGGCGCTGGTGCTGCTCACGGGCGACGCGCTGCGCTCGGCGAGGCGGGCGCGGGGATCGCTGGTGGTGGCGCGCGCCGAACGGGCCGAGTCCGCGGCGGTGGAGGCCTGACGGCTGTTGCATGGCAGTGGTACGGCGGTTTGTGCAGCGGTTTGTGCGGCTGCCGCGGTCGGCTGCGTGTCCGGCCGTTGTCGTTGCCGCGCGCTATAACTGACGACCATGTCGACACGGACGCCCGCCCCGCTGCACTGGAAGCTCGTCATCGACGCGGCCGACCCGCACGCCCAGGCCGACTTCTGGGCCGCCGCGCTGCACTACACGGCCGAGGACAACAGCGCCCTGATCGAACGGCTGCTGTCCCTCGGCGCGCTGCCCGGCGCGGCCACGGTCGAGTACCACGGCAGGCCCGCCTTCCGTGACCTGGTCGCCGTACGCCACCCCGACGACCCGTACGACCCGGAGACCGGCACGGGGCTCGGGCGGCGGCTGCTGTTCCAGCGCGTGCCGGAGCCGAAGACCGGGAAGAACCGGCTCCACCTCGACCTGCACCCCGGCGAGGGCCTGCGCGCGGACGAGGTGACACGGCTTCAGGCGCTGGGCGCACGCGTCCTGAACGAGGTGAAACAGCCCTCGGGCGAGTGGGTGGTGATGGCGGACCCGGAGGGCAACGAGTTCTGCGTGCACTGACCCCGCCGGGTCGTACGGCGCTCTGCCGGGTCGTACGGCGCCGTGCCAGGTGGTACGGCGGTCCGTACGGGGCCGGCGTACGGACCGCTCCGCCGTCAGGCCTGTGCCGCGCGGGCCGCCCGGTCGGAGAGGCGGACCATGCGGGCGCGGGCCGACTCCAGCGGGCCGGGGTCGTCGGCTGCGGGGCCCGGCTCCTGGGTGAGGTCCGTCCACAGCTCGATCAGGTCGCGGCCCAGCCGCAGACCCTCCTCCGGATCGCGCACCGCCCGCCACGCGGTCGCCGCGCTGCGCACGTTGCCGTACGCGGCCTCCGCGTCCCGCGCCTGCCGGCGCAGCCGCGCCAGGTCCAGGGACTGCCGGAAGGCGCGGACCGGCTCGCCTCCCAAGTAGGCGATGTAGGCGGACAGTTCGCGCAGGTGCAGCACCTCGGCGTGGCCGGGGCCCAGCACGGTGGTCGCCTCGGTGACCGTACGGTCGGTGAGTTCGGCCGCCGCCTCGATACGGCCGGCCCGCACGGCCTCGTTGATCCGCGCCATCGGCTCGGTGAGCAACTCGGCCCCCTCCGCCGTCTCGGTCACGGGCCCGTCCCCGAGCACCTCCTCGGCGACGGCGTCGAAGCCTCGGGCGGGGGTGGGTGTGGGGCCGGCTGCGGAGGCCGTGAGGTCGGGCTCGCCTTCCAGCATGGCCGTGAGCACGGAGGCCTTGGGAGCGGACGCCTTGGGGACGGAGGCGACGGGGATGGGCTCGGGCTCCGTGACTTCGATGACGGGCGCCGGCGCCTGACCGGCCGACATGACCGGCGGGGGGCCGAACTGTCCCGTCGGCGCCTGGACCGTCCCGGCCGGCACCGGCTCCGGCCGCCTCACCGGGGGCACGGCCTGCGCACCCTCACGCGAAGGCACACCCTCACGCGGAGCCACCCGTACCGCCGTCCCCGTCACCCGGCTGGAGCCGTCCGCCGAGACCTCCAGGGGAACCACGCAGCCCGCGCGGTCGTCGTGGATCGTGGCGCGTATGGGGGCGCCGATGCTGATGGCCAGGCGCTGGAGGTGGTTGAGGACGGCCTGCTGGATGTCCTCGCCGGGCGCCGCCACCACCGACGCCCCGCCCACCGACGCGCCTCCCGCGCCGAACACCCGGACGGCTACCACCGCCGGATGCGCCGCGGGCTGCTGCGCCCGCTTCTTCTCGAAGCTGAGTCGAGACATCGGTTTTTCCTCGCTCCCCCGGCGTCGCGATCCGGTCGTACGCGTCCTGCCGACCAGTGTGTCGGTTCCCTTCGGCTTCCGCGTCACCGCAGCGTCACAGCCTCGCACCAGCCCTACTCTGAGAACATCCTGGCCCCCGGTGCTTGCGTGTGCATATAATGCATACGCCTTTAACCACTGCACTGACAGCACCGCCCCTGGGGGACCCATGAGCCGTCGTTTCCTCTTCGTCCTGGGCAGCGCTCGCGCCGAGGGCAACACCGAGCTGCTGGCCCGCGCGGCGGCCGAGCAACTGCCCGGTGACGTCGAACAGCACTGGATCCGCCTGGCCGAGCACCCGCTGCCCGACTTCGTGGACCTGCGGCACGACAGCGAGCACATACGGCCGCCGGCCGACAGCGCCACCGGTCTGCTGCTGGACGCCACGCTCGCGGCCACCGACATCGTGATCGCCTCGCCGCTGTACTGGTACTCGGTGTCCGGCCTCACCAAGCGCTACCTGGACCACTGGTCGGGCTGGCTGCGCACCCCCGGCGTCGACTTCAAGGCGACCCTGGCCGGCCGTACGCTCTGGGGCATCGCCGCGCTGGCGCACGACGAGACCTCTGTCGCCGACCCTTATGCCGGCACGCTCAACAACTCCGCCGCCTACATGGGGATGCGCTTCGGCGGGGTGCTGTTCGGCAACGGCACCGCGCCCGGTGACGTACTGAAGGACACCGACGCGCTGGCGCGCGCGAAGTCGTTCTTCACCCAGGAGGCGCCCCTCGCCCGCTTCCCGTACCAGAGCGCCTGAGGCGTCCCTATGCGCTGATGTCCTTCGCCGTGAACCGCGCCCAGGCCGCCGAGCCGAACACGGCCGCGTACAGCGCCTGGAGGCCGAGGTTCTTCACCAGGTCGTCCCAGTAGACGGGGTCGCGCATCAGGTCGGCGAAGGACAGCCAGTAGTGCGAGAAGAAGTACGGCTGGAGCGCGTGCAACTGGGGTATCTGGTCCAGGATCTGGACGGTGATGAGCAGGCCGACGGTGGTCGCCATCGCCGCGATGCCGCTGTTGGTGAGGGTCGACACGAACAGGCCGAGGGCCGCCACGCCGACCAGTGAGACGGCGACCACCAGGGCGATCAGCAGAGCCCGGCCGAGACCTTCGGCGAAGCTGATCCGGGTGCCGGATATGGTCGTGAGGTCGCCCAGCGGGAAGAGCAGCGCGCCCACGGCCAGCGCCGAGACGGCCACGACCAGGGTGGCGAGCACGCAGAAGGCCATCACCGTCGTGTACTTGGTGAGCAGCAGCCTGGTGCGGCCGGCCGGCGCGACCAGCAGATAGCGCAGGGTGCCCGCGCCCGCCTCGCCCGCTATCGCGTCGCCCGCGACGACTCCGACGGCCATCGGCAGGAAGAACGGCAGAGTCGCGGCCAGCGAGGTGAACACCAGGAACAGGCCGTTGTTGGTGATCTGTGTGATGAACGCCGGGCCCTGGCCGCTGTGGTCCGCCGTCCCGCCGCCCCGCGTCTGGATCTTCACCGCGATCCCGACCAGCACCGGCACCGCGGCCAGCACCCCGAGCAGGGCGAGCGTGCGCCAGCGGCGGACGGTCGTGACCAGTTCGCTGCGCAGCAGCCCGAACGTCCACAGGGGGCTCGGCCGGCGCAGGGCCGATCCCGGGACCGTCTCAGCCCGCGACATCGAAGCCCTCCCCCGTCAGTGCCACGAACGCGTCCTCCAGCGAGGCCCGTTCGAGTGTGAAGCCGCGGACCCGGACCCCCGCCGCGACCAGGGCCGCGTTCACCTCGGCGAGGTCCCGCGCGGGCGGTTCACCGGTGACCCGGTCGCCGTCGGCGGTGACGTCCCCGACGCCCTGTTCCTTCAGCACCCGGGCCGCCTCGGCCGGATCCGGGGTGGTCACCGCCAGCCGGCCGCGCGCCCCGGCGGCCAGGTCGGCCACCGCGCCCTGGGTGACGAGCCGGCCCCGCGCCATGACCGCCGCGTGGGTGCAGACCTGCTCGATCTCGTCGAGGAGGTGGGAGGAGAGGAAGACGGTCGTGCCGTCGGCGGCCAGTTCCCGGATCAGGGCGCGGATCTCGCGCATGCCCTGCGGGTCGAGGCCGTTGGTGGGCTCGTCCAGGACGAGCAACCGGCGCGGCTGGAGCAGCGCGGCGGCCAGGCCCAGGCGCTGTTTCATCCCGAGCGAGTAAGCCCTCGCCTTCTTGCCCGCTGCCGCCGTGAGGCCCACCCGGTCCAGTGCGGCGGCTACGCGGACACGCCGGGTGCGGGGGTCGGCGGTCGGGTCGGCGGCGTCGTAGCGCAGCAGGTTGTCCCGGCCGGAGAGGAAGCCGTACAGGGCCGGGCCCTCGATGAGCGCGCCGACCTGCGGCAGGACGGCACGGGCCGCCCGGGGCATCGGGCGGCCCAGCACGCGGGCGGTGCCCGCCGTCGGCTCGATCAGGCCCATCAGCATGCGGATGGTTGTGGTCTTGCCCGAGCCGTTCGGACCGAGGAAGCCGAAGACGCTGCCCGCCGGGACGGTCAGGTCGAGGCCGTCGACGGCGAGCTGTCCGCCGCGGTAGCGCTTGGTGAGAGCACGGGTGACGATGACACTCGCCTCCGCCCCGCCCTGGGCACGCCGCTCAGCATCCCCGGCCTCCCCCGTGGCCCCCACGTCCCGCTCCGTGGCGGACGGTCCGTCCATCGGCTCCCCCCTCGATTCGCACTCCCTGTGAAGGGTGAACGTACGGTCACGCCCGGTAGTGCCCGGAGCGGGTCACTTCCCCGTGTTCGCCGCCTTCACCAGGGCGTCCTTGGTCACCGCGCCGGCGTAGACCTTGCCGTCGTCGGTGATCAGGGCGTTGACCAGGCGGGTGGAGAAGACCGTGCCCTTGCCGAACTTGCCGGAGACCTTGTCGCCGATCGAGCCGAGGAAGCCGCCGAGGTCGCCGGCCTTGGAGCCGCCGGTGGGCAGGCCGCCCTTGGCGCCGGTGTCGAAGGTGGCGACGGACGTCCAGCCCTTGCCGAGGACGGTGCCTCCGTCGTGGCCCTGGAGGAAGCCCTCGCCGGCCTTGGGAGCGTGCTCCCGCGCCGTGGAGTCCTGCTTCTCCTGCGTCACCTTCGCGCCCTTGGGCGGGGTGAAGTCGAAGGTGGAGGCGGCCGGCTTGGCGAAGGAGACCTGGGTGAAGCCCGCGTCGAGGACGGCGGCGCCGCCGCTCTTCGGGGTCAGCGTGAACTTCAGCGGCATGCCCGTCTTCGCGTCGACGGCGATGCTGATCGCGCCGACCGTGGTGCCGGACTGCCGGGGCTTGATCAGCAGCTTGTAGGCGTCGCGGCCGGCCACCTGCTCGGTGCCGTCGACGGTGACGGACGTGGTGTCGTCCACCGACTTCAGCGCCTGGTCGGCGAAGTCCTTCGGCGTGGCCGGGGGTTCGGCCCGGTGGTCCTTGCCGGAGTCGGCCGAGGTGCCGTGCTGGACCTCGTTGCTCCTGCTGTCGTAGCCCCACACGTCCTTGCCGTTGTGGATGAGGCTGTACTCGGAGCCGCTCTCCAGCAGCGACAGCTTCTGCTTCTCGGGGCCGTCGGCGGCGACGCGCAGCGTGTGCGTGCCGGAGACCAGCGAGGTGAGTTTGGCCTTCGGGTCGGCCGAAGAGCCGTCACCGGAGCCCTTGGCGGCGCCGGAGGCCAGGCTGTTCTCCAGGCCGCCGAGGTTGGGCAGGCCGAGGTCGGTGCTGATCCGCACGGTGCCGGACACCTGCTGGACGTCCGACTTGGCGATCTTCTCGATGAGCTGCTGTGCAGTGATCTTGGGCAGGTCGGGGTCACCGGATGCGGCGAGCGCCGGGACCAGCCCGATCGTGGCCGCCGCCACCCCCACCACCGCGACCGGGACCGCGTAGCGCGCGGCCTTGCGGCGTCCGGCGTGCGGGTTCTCGTCCCGCGCGGCGTCCACTGCGTCGTCGGATTCGTACGGTGCCATGTGTGCCTTACCTCCGTCGTCGGCGGCGGCCGTCCCACGCTGGTCCACCAGAGCCGCCATTCTCACCCGAATCGGTGAGCGTTGGTGATTTCCGCGGTTTCCATCTCACCAAATCGGCCATGAGGAAGCGTCAGACCACGGAGCCAACTCCGTGTACGCCTGCGGTATGACACGTAGGGGCACCGACTCCCCCGACCCGTAGGGGTCTCCCCGGGACGGACGGGAGCGTAAGGGGTCGTAGGGACCCGCGCAGGGCCGTACGGCCGGCTGCGCCGGGAGGTGCCGAGCGCGGCCGGCAGCCGGGGGTGCAGGCCAGGTGGTGCAGGCCAGGTGTAAGCCAGGTGGTGTAAGCCAGGTGGTGCCGGCCGGGGCGGTGCCGGAAGGTGTCACGCGGCGGACAGCCGGAGCAGTGCTGAGCGACGGGGCGCGGCGGACAGCCGGGGTCGACCGGACCCCCGGGAGGCGTGCCGCGCCCGCCGGCCGGGCTCAGCCCGCGCGGTGCACCACCGCGTCGCACAGCTCCATCAGCGCGGCCTTGGCGTCGCATTCCGGCAGCGGTGCCAGCGCGGCGCGGGCCTCCTCCGCGTACCGGACCGTGTCCCGGCGGGCCTGCTCCAGCGCGGGGTGGGCGCGCAGCGCGGTCAGTGCCTCGGCGTGCCGGGCGTCGTCGCTGAGGTCGGAGTCGAGCAGCTCGCACAGGGCGATGTCCTCGGGCAGCCCCAGCCGGGCGGCCCGCTCGCGCAGCCGGAGCACGGGCAGCGTCGGGATGCCCTCGCGCAGGTCGGTGCCCGGGGTTTTGCCGGACTCGTGCGAGTCGGAGGCGATGTCCAGGACGTCGTCGGCGAGCTGGAAGGCGACCCCGAGCCGCTCGCCGTACTGGGTGAGCACGTCGACGACCGTCTCGTCGGCGCCGGACATCATCGCGCCGAACCGGCACGACACCGCCACCAGCGAGCCCGTCTTGCCGCCGAGCACGTCCAGGTAGTGCTCGACCGGGTCGCGCCCGTCCGAGGGACCGGCGGTCTCCAGGATCTGGCCCGTGACCAGCCGCTCGAACGCGAGGGCCTGCACCCGGACCGCCTCGGGGCCGAGGTCGGCGAGGATCTGGGAGGCGCGGGCGAAGAGGAAGTCGCCGGTGAGGACCGCGACGGAGTTGCCCCAGCGGGTGTTGGCGCTGTCCACGCCGCGCCGTACCGCGGCCTCGTCCATGACGTCGTCGTGGTACAGCGTGGCCAGGTGGGTCAGCTCCACTACCACGGCCGAGGGCACGATGCCCGGCGCGTAGGGGTCACCGAACCGGGCCGCGAGCATCACGAGCAGCGGCCGGAACCGCTTCCCGCCGGCCCGTACGAGGTGCTGCGCGGCCTCCGTGATGAACGGGACCTCGCTCTTGGTGGCCTCGAGCAAGCCTTCCTCGACAGCCGCCAATCCGACCTGGACATCGGCTTCCAGAGCCTGGTCCCGCACGCTCAGCCCGAACGGCCCGACGACGGTCACGAGGGGTCTCCTGTCTGCTGGTGTCTGCTGGCGATTACACGGCTTGTCGATAGGTCGCTGCCATCACTCAAGTCAGCGTATCCGGTCCTGTTTCGATCACCGATAGCGCCCACCGGTCCAGCCTGGGCGGTATCGGATCATGACCGGTATGTTTTTGATCAAGTGGTAAGAACGGACATTTATCGACTTAACAGGAACCCGCACACTTTGTCGCGAACCGGGGAGCGAGCGGAGTAACGCCGACACCCCCTCCATGCCACGACGATCATGCCCGACGCGACGGCCGCCGCGATCACCGCGGCCGCCAGGACGACGACGGGCATCGCATCACGGGTTCCGCCACTCGGCCGATCAACCTAAATCCCCCATGTCGGATTTGCGGCGCTTTGCGATTTCGTGAGTTGGGTCACGCACCCACATCGACACCCCACACCTGCCGGACCACCCTCCCCTCTTGCCCTGTCGGCGAGTTGAGGATTGGCAACCGCAAAGGATCAAGTACCACATATGGCACAAACAAAGGTCAAACAGTGCGTTGTGTGAATCAGGCACTTGTTCCCGACATGTGCTCTCGCATACGTTCCGGGCCGTCGGGCGGACGCCTAATCCTGCCGCCGCCCGCATAACCCATCGACGAACTCATTCGTACGGCAGGAGCGGGGGACCCAGGTAAGTCGCCGGACCGGACGGCACACGTCGCACCGGAACGGCTAGGGGTGAAGCCGTGCCTTTCCGGGCACGGCCGGGCACCTCCCCGCCCGAACCCGACAGCTCACCTCGCAGGCGCCGGAGAGGACTTCCCCATGTCTGCTGCCGCTCAGCCCCGCCGTACCCGGACCAACCGCCTCCTGCGCACCCTCGCGGTCGCCGGCACCGGTGCCGCCGTCCTCGCCCTGCCGCTCATGGGTGCCACCAGCGCCTCCGCGGCCACCGGCACGACCACCACGAAGGCCTCCACCACCCTCGCCGGGTACCCGAACAACCTCGACGGCTGGATCCGCAAGTCGCTCGCGATCATGGCCAAGAAGGGCATCCCGGGCACCTACAACGGCATTTACCGCAACATCATCCGGGAGTCCTCGGGCAACCCGCTGGCCATCAACAACTGGGACTCCAACGCCGCCGCGGGCACCCCGTCCAAGGGCCTGCTCCAGGTGATCGACCCGACCTTCAACGCCTACCACGTGTCCGGCACCGCGTTCAGCCCCTACGACCCGGTCGCCAACATCACCGCGGCCTGCAACTACGCCGCCGCGCGTTACGGGTCGATCGACAACGTCTACAGCGCGTACTGACCGTCCCCGCCAGTCCGGCGGACCGGCCCGACACCGGCCGCCCAGTACGTTCCCGCACCTGACGGAGGGGGACGTACCGGGCGGCCGCCGGGCATTCACGGACCTCCCGCCGAGCGGTGCCCGCCCCGGGCGGGCACTTCGGCACACCGGGCGCGTGCCAGCCGGGCCGCGTACTGATGTGCCGGTCAGTCGGTCGGGAACAGTCTTTCGAGGACGACGGCGATGCCGTCGTCCTCGTTCGACAGGGTGATCTCATCCGCCACCGCCTTGAGTTCGGAGTGCGCGTTGGCCATGGCGACCCCGTGTCCGGCCCAGTCGAACATCGGGATGTCGTTGGGCATGTCGCCGAACGCCAGGGCCTCCTCCGCCGCGATCCCGAGCCGCTCGGCGGCCAGCGCGAGACCGGTCGCCTTGGTCACCCCGGACGGCTGGAGCTCCACCGTCCCCGGCCCCGACATGGTGACCGTGGCCAGCGAGCCCACCACCGCGCGCGCGATGTCCGCCAACTCGTCGTCGGACAGGGCCGCATGGCGCAGCAGCACCTTGCTGATCGGCTCGCACCACAGGTCGTCACGCCGGCCGACCCGCACCGCGGGCAGGGTGGGGTGCGGCATCCGATAGCCGGGCTCGATGAGCGTGAGCCCGTCGACGCCGTCCTGGTCGACCGCCGCGTAGACCTGCCCCACCTCGGCCTCGATCTTGCCGAGCGCGGTCTCGGCCAGCTCCCGGTCCAGCCGGACCGACCACAACAGGCGGCCGGACGCGGCGTCGTAGACCTGTGCGCCCTGTCCGCACACCGCGAGCCCCGGGCAGCCGAGGAGCGCGAGGAGAGGCCGTACCCGCGGGGCCGGACGGCCCGTCACCACCAGGTGACGGGCACCGGCCCGCGCCACCCGCGCGAGCGCGGCGAGCGACCGCTCGGAGACGGTGTCGTCGCCGCGCAGCAGCGTTCCGTCCAGGTCGGTGGCGATCAGTGCATACACGGGGGAGGCTGCCATGATCAGAGAATACGGATACCGCGCCCCGCCGACTCACCTTGCCGTGCTGCGCACTTACGTACTGGTACACCCCAAGTGGTGTCCTCCGGTTCCTCGTTGATGACGGAGCCCGGCGTGCGCGGTCGGCTCCGCGGCTTCAGCCGTGGGCCGCCGCCAGGTGTTTGGCAAGGCGCGGGGAGGCGAACTCCGTACCGCAGACGAAGCGCATCACCGGGCCGTACGACGACGCCGCCGGCAGACCGGTGAAGTACAGGCCGGGGACGGACGAGACGAAGCCGGGGCCGAGCTTCGGCGTGCCACGGCTCACCGCGAGCCGGGTGCGCAGTTCATGGCCGAGGAAGTCCATCGCCGCTATGTCGACGCGGTAGCCGGTGGCGGCGATGACGTGGTCGGCGGTGAGCCGCTCGGCCTGCCCGCCGTGGGTGCGGACGGTGAGGACGGGGCTGCCGTCCGGCGCCTCGGCGGCCACGACCCGCTCCACGTCCTGCACCTGCACGGCGCTCTCGAAACGCTCGCGCAGCCACCAGGCACCGAGCGGGCCGAGGACGCGGCGTACCAGGAAGTGACGGGTGGCCTCCGGCAGGTAGCGGTAGGGGTGCGGGTAGTAGCTGAGCGCCCACAGGGACCAGGCGTTGCCGAACGGGGACTCGGGGCGCAGCCTCGGCTGGTCCCACGGTGGTGCGCCGAAGGCGACCCGGCCGCGGCCCCGCGCGACCACACGCACGCGTGCCCCCGCTTCCGCCGCGAGCGCCGCCGTCTCCAGCGCGGACTGGCCGGCGCCGATCACGATCAGTTCCTTGCCGGCGAAACGGCTCAGGTCGTGATGCTGGGAGCTGTGCGAGACCGGGCCCGTGGGCGCCGGTCCGTCGGCCGCGGCTCCCGCGAGGTCCGCCGGGAGGTACGCGAGGCCCGACAGACCGGTGGCGACGACGACCGCGCGCGCGGTGAACATCTCCCCCGAGTCCAGTTTCAGTTCGAAGCCGCCGCTCTTGTCGCGGTCGACGGAGACCACCCGCACCCGCTCCAGCTCGGGCACCAGCTTCTGCTGGAACCACTCGCCATAGCCGATGAACGTCTGCACCGGGATGATGTCCTCGTCGGCCACCAGGCGGCGGATCCCGGCCGCATCGCAGTAGTCGGCGAGGGTGTGGCCGGGCTGCGGGCAGTCGAAGTTCGAGGCGACGGGCGTGGACTTCAGGAGCATGCCCTCGGGCATGTGGTCGCGCCAGCTGACCATGGGGTCGCCGAAGACGCGGACGG
Above is a genomic segment from Streptomyces fodineus containing:
- a CDS encoding polyprenyl synthetase family protein, coding for MTVVGPFGLSVRDQALEADVQVGLAAVEEGLLEATKSEVPFITEAAQHLVRAGGKRFRPLLVMLAARFGDPYAPGIVPSAVVVELTHLATLYHDDVMDEAAVRRGVDSANTRWGNSVAVLTGDFLFARASQILADLGPEAVRVQALAFERLVTGQILETAGPSDGRDPVEHYLDVLGGKTGSLVAVSCRFGAMMSGADETVVDVLTQYGERLGVAFQLADDVLDIASDSHESGKTPGTDLREGIPTLPVLRLRERAARLGLPEDIALCELLDSDLSDDARHAEALTALRAHPALEQARRDTVRYAEEARAALAPLPECDAKAALMELCDAVVHRAG
- a CDS encoding transglycosylase SLT domain-containing protein, which codes for MSAAAQPRRTRTNRLLRTLAVAGTGAAVLALPLMGATSASAATGTTTTKASTTLAGYPNNLDGWIRKSLAIMAKKGIPGTYNGIYRNIIRESSGNPLAINNWDSNAAAGTPSKGLLQVIDPTFNAYHVSGTAFSPYDPVANITAACNYAAARYGSIDNVYSAY
- a CDS encoding Cof-type HAD-IIB family hydrolase, which codes for MAASPVYALIATDLDGTLLRGDDTVSERSLAALARVARAGARHLVVTGRPAPRVRPLLALLGCPGLAVCGQGAQVYDAASGRLLWSVRLDRELAETALGKIEAEVGQVYAAVDQDGVDGLTLIEPGYRMPHPTLPAVRVGRRDDLWCEPISKVLLRHAALSDDELADIARAVVGSLATVTMSGPGTVELQPSGVTKATGLALAAERLGIAAEEALAFGDMPNDIPMFDWAGHGVAMANAHSELKAVADEITLSNEDDGIAVVLERLFPTD
- a CDS encoding FAD-dependent oxidoreductase; this translates as MTRPVAVIGAGPFGLSTAAHLRARGIPVRVFGDPMVSWRDHMPEGMLLKSTPVASNFDCPQPGHTLADYCDAAGIRRLVADEDIIPVQTFIGYGEWFQQKLVPELERVRVVSVDRDKSGGFELKLDSGEMFTARAVVVATGLSGLAYLPADLAGAAADGPAPTGPVSHSSQHHDLSRFAGKELIVIGAGQSALETAALAAEAGARVRVVARGRGRVAFGAPPWDQPRLRPESPFGNAWSLWALSYYPHPYRYLPEATRHFLVRRVLGPLGAWWLRERFESAVQVQDVERVVAAEAPDGSPVLTVRTHGGQAERLTADHVIAATGYRVDIAAMDFLGHELRTRLAVSRGTPKLGPGFVSSVPGLYFTGLPAASSYGPVMRFVCGTEFASPRLAKHLAAAHG